The following proteins are encoded in a genomic region of Lachnospiraceae bacterium KM106-2:
- a CDS encoding glutamine synthetase type I, with protein sequence MSKRTKQDIIELVEEEDVEFIRLQFVDIYGNLKNMAVTTSQLHQLLDYKCTFDCGAIEGFNGVERQELVLHPDLDTFEIFPWRPQTGKVARFICDVYTIDGKPFDCDSRNVLKRVIKRAQEMGYSFDVGPECEFFLFDCDETGNATNHTNEQGGYFDMGPLDTGENARREMILTLEEMGFTVLSSFHADAPGQHEIDFKYNDALTAADNLITFKLVVRTVARRHGVHATFMPKPKTGVKGSGMRINIALRKDGKDIFKAPNGEGISDTAKMFIAGLMKHASGMSLVTNPIVNSYKRLVPGYEAPICIGWSYQNPIPLIRIPGINPDGVRIELRSPDAASNPYLALAVCLAAGLDGIKDGKMPPESMDYDMSKMTIEDIRDKGIKILPATLGEAIAEFEKSDFIKEVVGPHITKTYLEAKKQEWKKYCLQVTPWEVEQYLNRI encoded by the coding sequence GTGAGCAAACGTACAAAACAGGATATTATTGAGTTAGTTGAGGAAGAAGATGTAGAGTTTATACGACTTCAATTTGTAGATATTTATGGAAATCTAAAGAATATGGCGGTTACAACAAGTCAACTTCATCAATTATTGGATTACAAATGTACCTTTGATTGCGGTGCAATTGAAGGATTTAACGGAGTTGAGCGACAAGAATTAGTGTTGCATCCAGACTTAGATACTTTTGAGATCTTTCCTTGGAGACCTCAGACTGGTAAAGTAGCGAGATTCATTTGTGATGTTTATACCATTGATGGAAAGCCTTTTGACTGTGACTCTAGAAATGTACTAAAGCGAGTGATCAAACGTGCACAAGAGATGGGATACTCTTTTGATGTAGGACCAGAATGCGAGTTTTTCTTATTTGATTGTGATGAGACAGGAAATGCAACTAATCATACGAATGAACAAGGTGGATATTTTGATATGGGACCATTAGATACGGGAGAAAACGCTAGACGTGAAATGATCCTTACACTGGAAGAAATGGGATTCACCGTACTTTCTTCTTTCCATGCAGATGCTCCTGGTCAACATGAAATCGATTTTAAATACAACGATGCTCTAACAGCAGCAGATAACTTAATTACCTTTAAGCTTGTAGTAAGAACCGTTGCCAGAAGACACGGAGTTCATGCTACTTTTATGCCAAAGCCTAAGACAGGAGTAAAAGGATCGGGAATGCGTATTAATATCGCATTAAGAAAAGATGGCAAGGATATCTTTAAAGCACCGAATGGAGAAGGAATCAGCGATACGGCTAAGATGTTTATCGCAGGTTTAATGAAACATGCATCTGGGATGTCTCTTGTCACCAATCCAATCGTTAATTCTTATAAGAGACTTGTTCCAGGTTATGAAGCACCAATCTGCATCGGATGGTCTTATCAGAATCCAATACCATTAATTCGAATTCCGGGTATTAATCCGGATGGAGTACGGATCGAACTTAGAAGTCCGGATGCAGCTTCCAACCCATATTTAGCATTAGCTGTATGTTTAGCAGCTGGTCTAGATGGAATTAAAGATGGTAAGATGCCTCCAGAAAGTATGGATTATGATATGAGTAAGATGACCATTGAAGATATCAGAGATAAGGGAATTAAAATCTTACCAGCAACATTAGGAGAGGCTATCGCGGAATTTGAAAAGAGCGATTTTATAAAAGAAGTGGTGGGTCCTCACATTACAAAGACATATTTAGAAGCAAAGAAACAAGAGTGGAAGAAGTATTGCCTACAAGTAACGCCTTGGGAAGTAGAGCAATATTTAAATCGAATATAA
- a CDS encoding ethanolamine two-component response regulator produces the protein MLSIIVAFPKIEDAKAIKNVLVRNGFEVSATCTTGAQVITMANELDEGIVLCGFRLSDMHYSELHNYLPQSFQMLLMASAAKLNDVVSMEIVCLAMPIKTNDLVNTIQMMTYNYNRKKKKQKEKERAKGRSKEEKEVITKAKLLLMDRNNMTEEEAHRYIQKTSMDSGTNMVETAQMILSMM, from the coding sequence ATGCTGAGCATAATTGTTGCTTTTCCGAAGATAGAAGATGCCAAGGCCATTAAGAATGTGCTCGTTCGAAATGGTTTTGAAGTCAGTGCGACATGTACGACAGGTGCTCAGGTAATCACAATGGCAAACGAGCTTGATGAAGGAATTGTTCTATGTGGATTTCGGCTTTCGGATATGCATTATAGCGAGCTCCATAATTACCTTCCCCAAAGTTTTCAGATGTTGCTGATGGCATCGGCTGCAAAGCTGAACGATGTAGTCAGTATGGAAATTGTCTGTCTTGCAATGCCAATCAAGACAAATGACTTGGTAAATACGATACAGATGATGACATATAACTATAATCGGAAGAAGAAAAAGCAAAAGGAAAAAGAAAGAGCAAAAGGACGAAGTAAGGAAGAAAAAGAAGTTATTACAAAGGCAAAGTTATTGCTGATGGATCGAAATAATATGACAGAAGAAGAAGCGCACCGTTATATTCAAAAGACAAGTATGGATAGCGGCACCAATATGGTTGAAACAGCCCAGATGATACTATCGATGATGTAG
- a CDS encoding diaminopimelate epimerase has protein sequence MKFTKMHGCGNDYIFINSLKEEVPSPAYLAKKISDRHFGVGADGLVLIGSSQTADYSMKMFNPDGSIGEMCGNAIRCIGKYVYENHLTNKTTITVETLAGIKTLFLTIRNNEVIEVMVDMGKPIVEPCAIPVMSEKNIVIDEPISIMGVEYRMTCVSMGNPHAVVFVDSVGGLKIDQIGIPFEYNLRFPNRTNVEFVQIVDRNNIKMRVWERGTGETLACGTGACAAVMAGIYNNLLEERVVVKLKGGILKVEYDSKDNIVYLSGPAKMVFEGDMMLTWLV, from the coding sequence ATGAAATTTACCAAAATGCATGGTTGTGGTAATGATTATATTTTTATAAACAGCCTAAAAGAGGAAGTGCCAAGCCCGGCTTACTTAGCAAAGAAGATCAGTGATAGACACTTTGGTGTCGGGGCTGATGGCTTGGTCCTCATTGGTTCTTCCCAGACTGCAGATTATAGCATGAAAATGTTTAATCCAGATGGCAGTATTGGAGAAATGTGTGGAAATGCAATTCGATGCATTGGCAAATATGTTTATGAGAATCATTTGACGAATAAGACGACCATTACAGTAGAAACTTTGGCGGGCATTAAGACGTTATTCTTAACGATCCGTAATAACGAAGTCATAGAAGTAATGGTGGACATGGGAAAACCAATAGTGGAACCATGTGCCATCCCTGTTATGTCTGAGAAGAATATAGTTATTGATGAACCAATTAGTATTATGGGAGTAGAGTATCGAATGACCTGTGTATCTATGGGAAATCCTCACGCAGTCGTCTTTGTAGATAGCGTCGGAGGTCTTAAGATTGATCAGATCGGTATCCCATTTGAATATAATTTACGTTTTCCAAATAGAACAAATGTTGAGTTTGTGCAGATTGTAGATCGTAACAATATTAAGATGCGTGTATGGGAGCGAGGTACCGGTGAGACGTTAGCCTGTGGTACAGGAGCTTGTGCAGCAGTTATGGCTGGAATCTATAATAATCTACTAGAAGAAAGAGTTGTGGTAAAACTAAAAGGCGGGATCCTTAAAGTAGAGTATGATTCAAAAGATAATATTGTATATTTATCAGGACCTGCAAAAATGGTTTTCGAGGGAGACATGATGTTAACGTGGCTTGTGTAG
- a CDS encoding L,L-diaminopimelate aminotransferase produces MFKINENYLKLPGSYLFSTVGKKVRAYKAEYPEKEVISLGIGDVTLPLAPAIIDRLHFAVDEMGHKETFKGYSPDLGYEFLRNAIVEHDYKKRGCKIEADEIFVSDGAKSDSGNIGDIFSVDNKIAVCDPVYPVYVDTNAMAGRTGDYIVDQQKWSNVIYMPCLAENNFAPEIPKENPDIIYLCFPNNPTGSTITKTELQKWVDYALKIGAIIIYDAAYEAYIAEDDVPHSIYECEGATACAIELRSFSKNAGFTGVRLGFTVIPKELKSEGVMLHSLWARRHGTKFNGAPYIVQSAGAVVYTDEGQRQIKEQIGYYMNNAKIIREGLTEAGYRVSGGINAPYIWLETPDKMTSWDFFDHLLKDANVVGTPGSGFGPSGEGYFRLTAFGSLENTIEAVKRIKSL; encoded by the coding sequence GTGTTTAAAATCAATGAAAATTACTTAAAGCTTCCTGGCAGTTATCTCTTTTCAACCGTTGGGAAAAAGGTAAGAGCTTATAAGGCTGAATACCCAGAAAAGGAAGTTATTAGTCTTGGAATCGGCGATGTTACGTTACCTTTAGCACCTGCTATTATCGACCGCCTGCATTTTGCAGTTGATGAGATGGGGCATAAAGAAACGTTTAAAGGTTATTCCCCAGATCTAGGGTATGAATTCCTTAGAAATGCAATTGTAGAGCATGATTATAAGAAACGTGGATGTAAAATTGAAGCAGATGAAATCTTCGTAAGTGATGGGGCTAAGAGTGATTCTGGTAATATTGGCGATATCTTTTCCGTTGACAATAAAATAGCAGTATGCGATCCTGTTTATCCTGTATATGTTGATACCAATGCAATGGCAGGAAGAACTGGTGATTATATAGTAGATCAGCAGAAATGGTCTAACGTTATCTATATGCCTTGTCTTGCAGAAAATAATTTTGCACCAGAGATTCCAAAGGAAAATCCGGATATCATCTATCTTTGTTTCCCTAATAATCCAACTGGTTCTACAATTACAAAGACGGAACTTCAAAAATGGGTCGATTATGCTTTGAAGATCGGAGCAATCATTATATATGATGCTGCATATGAAGCATATATTGCAGAAGACGATGTTCCTCATTCTATCTATGAATGTGAAGGGGCTACCGCATGTGCGATTGAACTTAGAAGCTTTTCAAAAAATGCCGGTTTTACAGGAGTGAGACTAGGATTTACTGTAATTCCGAAAGAGTTGAAATCAGAAGGCGTTATGCTTCATAGTTTGTGGGCAAGACGTCATGGAACCAAATTCAATGGTGCTCCTTATATCGTGCAGTCAGCAGGAGCAGTTGTATATACCGATGAAGGTCAGAGACAGATTAAAGAACAGATCGGATACTATATGAATAATGCCAAGATTATTCGTGAAGGACTTACAGAGGCCGGATATCGTGTGTCTGGCGGTATTAATGCGCCTTATATCTGGTTAGAGACACCTGATAAGATGACATCTTGGGATTTCTTTGATCATCTATTAAAAGATGCCAATGTGGTTGGTACTCCAGGTTCCGGCTTTGGACCAAGTGGCGAAGGATACTTTAGACTCACGGCATTTGGAAGCTTAGAGAATACAATTGAAGCAGTAAAACGAATTAAGAGTTTATAG
- a CDS encoding hydrolase HAD superfamily, with product MNILYITDLDGTILGKDGWLMESTKDKLKQLLDKGVPITYATARSYTSAHERLKEIPFRLPALTYNGCFLVDGGSGVVQQTEQFEKKALTNVIAIFSRYYICPLSYAMIEGKEKTSCYLEKSTKQVKKYMISKPHDARNRFVLSEESLYEGEIFYFTLIDTYSKLEPVYRDLLSYAEQYEKMYGQAPYQLTFQEEIYDPGDYWLEIMPATAGKAEGVRRLKKVLGCDKVVCFGDGKNDIEMFLAAEEGFAVENACEELKMIATGIIQSNTDNGVINYIWNNEKSKT from the coding sequence ATGAATATATTATATATTACAGATCTTGATGGAACCATTCTCGGTAAGGATGGATGGCTTATGGAAAGCACAAAAGATAAATTAAAGCAGCTTCTTGATAAAGGTGTTCCAATTACTTATGCGACAGCCAGAAGCTATACATCAGCTCATGAGAGATTAAAGGAGATTCCCTTTCGGCTGCCTGCATTGACATACAATGGATGTTTCCTTGTTGATGGGGGAAGTGGAGTGGTACAGCAGACAGAGCAGTTTGAAAAAAAGGCTTTAACTAATGTAATAGCAATTTTTAGCCGATATTATATTTGTCCTCTGTCATATGCCATGATAGAGGGGAAAGAGAAAACTTCTTGTTACTTAGAAAAGAGTACGAAACAAGTGAAAAAATATATGATCTCAAAACCACATGATGCAAGGAATCGTTTTGTTTTATCAGAAGAATCGTTATATGAGGGAGAGATTTTTTATTTTACACTAATTGATACTTATAGTAAATTGGAGCCTGTTTATCGGGACTTACTCTCATATGCAGAGCAATATGAAAAAATGTATGGACAAGCACCCTATCAACTTACCTTTCAAGAGGAAATCTATGATCCAGGCGATTACTGGCTGGAGATAATGCCTGCAACAGCAGGTAAGGCAGAAGGGGTCAGACGTCTTAAGAAAGTATTAGGATGTGATAAGGTTGTCTGCTTTGGCGATGGGAAAAATGATATTGAGATGTTTCTAGCTGCAGAGGAAGGATTTGCAGTAGAAAATGCCTGTGAGGAATTGAAAATGATAGCAACAGGAATCATTCAGTCAAATACCGATAATGGAGTAATCAATTATATATGGAACAACGAGAAGAGCAAAACTTGA
- a CDS encoding O-acetylhomoserine sulfhydrylase: MRKLSMKTLAVSAAFGLCVTFASCNQNVFADQVEENIQAMELNKDITVVNVSNGSYNKRNAYEFKLDQAGKVTFTFGFNTQTPAFLYEVQEDGTRKAIGTYNPTQYNYGLGLRLGSGKYCITTPYNEVGTLKVDYVVESTETNEQEKNDQAALANQINVNTAVTGNINDAGNHVSDASYVADVDYYKVVLDEYSMISVSLNSTANEKAVILNEQNKEVVSVENKGGDKSSKDVNVKPGTYYVKVSGDVSKEYQVTLNRKPIEESAESPKVTLKRASVNSIKLTWKKDSKATGYVIYKKNADGTLKKLKAVSTKTTSYTQKKLSLGKTHTYIVRAQFKFDGKTFEKHANEAKLKLSSKLPKPEFKLKSAKYMGTRAILVDVKKKTYADSATIYYKVGAKGKWKKLNSVKGKETGLYHFRLTKGKTYYYRLKSKGKVNGKTYYSEYSKVKKLKCK; the protein is encoded by the coding sequence ATGAGAAAGTTATCAATGAAAACCCTTGCTGTATCTGCAGCATTTGGTTTATGTGTTACATTCGCTTCTTGCAATCAGAATGTATTTGCAGATCAAGTGGAGGAGAACATCCAGGCGATGGAGCTGAATAAAGACATTACAGTGGTTAATGTTTCAAATGGCAGCTACAATAAAAGAAATGCATATGAGTTTAAGTTAGATCAGGCAGGAAAAGTAACATTTACATTTGGATTTAATACACAAACACCGGCATTCCTTTATGAGGTACAGGAAGATGGTACTAGAAAAGCCATCGGTACTTACAATCCAACACAATACAACTATGGTCTTGGGCTTCGATTAGGAAGCGGAAAGTATTGTATTACAACACCTTACAACGAAGTTGGTACTTTAAAGGTGGATTATGTAGTTGAATCTACAGAGACAAATGAGCAAGAGAAAAATGACCAAGCTGCATTAGCAAACCAGATCAATGTAAATACTGCAGTAACAGGAAATATTAATGATGCAGGAAATCATGTATCAGACGCTTCTTATGTTGCGGATGTTGATTACTATAAAGTTGTTTTAGATGAATACAGTATGATATCTGTTAGCCTAAATAGTACAGCAAATGAAAAAGCAGTTATTCTTAATGAGCAAAACAAAGAAGTTGTTTCTGTAGAGAATAAGGGCGGAGATAAATCATCAAAAGATGTAAACGTGAAGCCAGGTACTTATTATGTAAAAGTAAGTGGTGATGTGAGCAAAGAATACCAGGTAACTCTTAATCGTAAACCAATTGAAGAATCTGCAGAGTCACCAAAGGTCACTTTAAAAAGAGCATCTGTGAACAGCATTAAACTTACTTGGAAGAAGGATAGCAAAGCAACTGGTTATGTTATCTATAAAAAGAATGCCGATGGTACTTTAAAGAAATTAAAAGCAGTATCTACTAAAACTACAAGTTATACACAAAAGAAGCTTTCTTTAGGAAAGACTCATACTTATATTGTACGTGCTCAATTTAAATTTGATGGTAAAACATTTGAAAAACATGCAAATGAAGCGAAGTTAAAATTATCTTCAAAATTACCAAAGCCTGAGTTTAAGTTAAAAAGTGCAAAATATATGGGTACTAGAGCAATCTTAGTTGATGTTAAGAAGAAAACTTATGCCGATAGCGCAACAATTTACTACAAAGTTGGAGCAAAAGGTAAGTGGAAGAAATTAAACTCAGTAAAAGGGAAAGAGACTGGTTTATATCATTTTAGATTAACAAAAGGTAAAACTTATTACTATCGTTTGAAATCAAAAGGTAAAGTAAATGGTAAAACTTATTACAGTGAATATTCAAAAGTAAAGAAATTAAAGTGTAAATAG
- a CDS encoding aspartyl-tRNA synthetase has translation MDYISGMKKQDTVQISDILEGGMMNQSIKLRGAVHIIRDMSEFAFIILRQYEGLIQCVVNKEKIDMRLIHEGTTLEVEGVTANEERAPHGFEVRVDHFRILSQPLEDTMMPLPIGKWKMKTTLETKIALRPISLRNIRERAIFKIQEGIVRGFREFLFSQHFTEIRTPKIVAGNAEGGANVFKLEYFGKRAFLAQSPQFYKQTMVGVYDRVFEIAPVFRAEKHNTTRHLNEYTSCDFEFAYIDSFEDIMAMEQAMLQHTMDFLEKEYEKELKLLGVTLPKVDKIPACRFDVAKQLVAGKYDRKIRNPYDLEPEEELLIGQYFKEEYDSDFVFVTHYPSKKRPFYAMDDPENDKFTLSFDLLFKGIEVTTGGQRIHDYKEIVVKMEKKGMDISDFANYLMIFKHGMPPHGGLGLGLERFTMRLIDEQNVRETAMFPRDVTRLEP, from the coding sequence ATGGATTATATCTCAGGAATGAAAAAACAAGATACCGTACAAATTAGTGACATTTTAGAGGGTGGAATGATGAATCAGTCCATCAAGCTGAGAGGTGCTGTGCATATCATTCGTGATATGAGCGAATTTGCATTCATAATTCTAAGACAGTATGAAGGTCTTATCCAATGTGTGGTAAACAAAGAGAAAATCGATATGAGATTGATACATGAAGGAACCACATTAGAAGTCGAGGGTGTAACTGCTAATGAGGAACGTGCGCCACATGGATTTGAAGTTCGAGTCGATCATTTTAGAATTCTATCACAGCCGTTAGAAGATACGATGATGCCACTGCCAATTGGAAAGTGGAAGATGAAGACAACGCTTGAGACAAAGATCGCACTTCGTCCTATTTCCTTACGAAATATAAGAGAACGTGCTATTTTCAAGATTCAGGAGGGAATTGTGAGAGGATTTCGTGAATTTTTATTCTCGCAGCATTTTACGGAGATTCGAACACCGAAGATTGTAGCTGGAAATGCAGAGGGAGGTGCCAACGTATTTAAATTAGAGTATTTTGGAAAACGAGCTTTCTTAGCACAGAGTCCTCAGTTTTATAAACAGACGATGGTTGGTGTTTATGATCGGGTATTTGAGATCGCTCCTGTATTTCGAGCAGAAAAACATAATACAACAAGACATTTAAATGAATATACATCCTGTGATTTTGAATTTGCTTATATTGATAGCTTTGAAGATATCATGGCGATGGAGCAGGCTATGTTACAGCATACAATGGATTTCCTGGAAAAGGAGTATGAGAAGGAATTAAAGTTATTAGGTGTAACCCTTCCTAAGGTCGATAAGATCCCAGCCTGCAGATTTGATGTGGCAAAGCAGCTGGTAGCTGGGAAGTATGATCGAAAGATTCGCAATCCATATGACCTTGAGCCAGAAGAAGAGCTTTTGATCGGACAGTATTTCAAAGAAGAGTATGATAGTGATTTTGTATTTGTGACTCATTATCCATCGAAGAAGCGACCATTTTATGCGATGGATGATCCTGAAAATGATAAGTTCACGTTAAGTTTTGATCTATTATTCAAAGGAATAGAAGTGACTACCGGTGGCCAGAGAATTCACGATTATAAAGAAATCGTGGTAAAGATGGAGAAGAAGGGAATGGATATTAGCGACTTTGCAAACTATCTGATGATATTTAAACATGGAATGCCACCTCATGGAGGATTGGGACTTGGGTTGGAGAGATTTACCATGAGACTCATCGATGAGCAGAATGTAAGAGAGACCGCTATGTTCCCTAGAGATGTTACAAGATTAGAGCCATAA
- a CDS encoding aspartyl-tRNA(Asn) amidotransferase subunit C — translation MKITDETIKYVSALAKLELTKEEAANAKKDLESILNYMDIMNELDTSGVEPMSHAFPLINVFREDEVQNEADRENLLKNAPVQKDGCFVVPKTVE, via the coding sequence ATGAAGATAACGGATGAAACGATAAAATATGTGTCTGCATTAGCAAAATTAGAGCTGACCAAAGAGGAAGCAGCCAATGCCAAGAAGGATTTAGAAAGTATTTTAAATTATATGGATATTATGAATGAATTAGATACGAGCGGAGTAGAACCTATGTCACATGCCTTTCCTTTGATCAATGTATTTCGTGAGGATGAGGTACAAAACGAAGCAGATCGGGAGAACTTGTTAAAGAACGCACCGGTACAGAAGGATGGCTGTTTTGTCGTTCCGAAGACGGTTGAGTAA
- a CDS encoding aspartyl-tRNA(Asn) amidotransferase subunit A: protein MDITTMTALELSKKIKNKEITVEEAVRAQLVKIKEREPKYNCYVTVLEEEAIKRAKLVQGKIDSGELADSPLAGVPVAIKDNICTKDVLTTCSSKMLANFKPPYQAEVIDRLEKAGAVIIGKLNMDEFAMGSTTETSYFAPTKNPWNIEHVPGGSSGGAAAAVAAEETFYAVGSDTGGSIRQPASFCGVTGIKPTYGSVSRYGLIAYASSLDQIGPLARNVSDCAAVLEVIQGHDAKDSTSVPKENYSYTDALVDDVKGMRIGIPKGYLGEGLDPEVKKAILNTAKELEQKGAIVEEFDLEGIDYAIPAYYVIASAEASSNLSRYDGVKYGYRTKNFEGLQDVYKKSRDEGFGMEVKRRMMIGAFVLSSGYYDAYYNKALKVKAKIKQGFDQAFEKYDIILGPTAPTTALKIGENLSDPLKMYLGDIYTVSVNLAGLPAVSLPCGVDGRGLPIGVQFIGRPFGEKEIIRAAYSYEQTREYMRPLGR, encoded by the coding sequence ATGGACATTACAACAATGACAGCCCTAGAACTAAGTAAAAAGATAAAGAACAAAGAGATCACGGTTGAAGAAGCAGTGAGAGCGCAGCTTGTCAAAATAAAAGAACGTGAACCGAAATATAACTGTTATGTGACAGTATTAGAAGAAGAGGCAATCAAACGTGCAAAGCTGGTGCAAGGAAAGATTGATTCCGGCGAATTAGCGGACTCCCCTTTAGCTGGTGTACCAGTAGCAATTAAGGATAACATTTGTACAAAAGACGTTTTGACGACTTGTTCTTCTAAGATGTTAGCTAATTTCAAGCCTCCTTATCAGGCAGAAGTGATCGATCGATTAGAGAAAGCAGGAGCTGTTATCATCGGAAAACTGAATATGGATGAGTTTGCTATGGGCAGCACGACAGAGACTTCTTATTTCGCTCCAACTAAGAATCCTTGGAATATTGAACATGTACCAGGAGGTTCTTCTGGCGGGGCAGCGGCAGCGGTTGCTGCGGAAGAGACCTTTTATGCAGTAGGATCTGATACAGGTGGATCCATTAGACAGCCGGCAAGTTTCTGCGGTGTAACTGGAATAAAGCCTACGTATGGAAGCGTATCCCGTTATGGATTGATCGCATATGCTTCTTCACTAGATCAAATAGGACCATTAGCAAGAAATGTATCTGATTGTGCTGCGGTATTAGAGGTAATTCAAGGTCATGATGCAAAAGACTCAACTAGTGTTCCAAAAGAAAACTATAGTTATACTGATGCATTAGTGGATGATGTAAAAGGGATGAGGATCGGAATTCCAAAAGGTTATCTCGGAGAGGGACTAGATCCGGAAGTAAAGAAGGCAATTCTTAACACAGCGAAAGAGTTAGAGCAAAAAGGTGCTATCGTTGAAGAATTCGATCTAGAAGGAATTGATTATGCGATTCCAGCCTATTATGTCATAGCATCAGCAGAAGCATCGTCTAATTTATCTCGATATGATGGAGTGAAATATGGATATCGAACGAAGAATTTTGAAGGATTGCAAGATGTCTATAAGAAGTCTCGTGATGAAGGATTTGGTATGGAAGTAAAGCGAAGGATGATGATCGGAGCTTTTGTACTCAGTTCGGGATATTATGATGCTTACTATAATAAGGCATTAAAAGTAAAAGCTAAGATTAAACAAGGCTTTGATCAGGCATTTGAAAAATATGATATCATCCTAGGACCAACGGCTCCTACAACGGCTTTAAAAATAGGTGAGAATTTATCGGACCCTTTAAAGATGTATTTAGGTGATATTTATACGGTATCTGTTAACTTGGCAGGACTTCCTGCTGTCAGTCTTCCATGTGGAGTTGATGGAAGGGGACTTCCGATTGGCGTTCAATTTATTGGCAGACCATTCGGAGAGAAAGAAATTATACGTGCAGCCTATAGTTACGAGCAGACAAGAGAATATATGAGACCATTAGGAAGATAG
- a CDS encoding aspartyl-tRNA(Asn) amidotransferase subunit B — protein MKNYETVIGLEVHVELATKTKIFCSCSTEFGGAPNTHVCPVCSGMPGSLPVLNKKVVEYAVAAGLATNCKITQNCKFDRKNYFYPDLPKAYQVSQLYLPICRDGHIDIEVNGAKKSIGIHEIHMEEDAGKLVHDDWDDCTLIDYNRCGVPLIEIVSDPDMRSADEVLAYLEKLKLILQYLGVSDCKMNEGSLRADVNLSVREVGAKEFGTRTEMKNINSFKAIARAIEGERKRQIEVIEYGKKVIQETRRWDDNKDSSFAMRSKEDAQDYRYFPEPDLVPIEISDEWLEEIHSRQPELRDEKMIRYEKEYDIPEYDASIITESKRLADLFEATVAICRQPKEVSNWLMVETMRLLKEHEMEPEQIKFTPDNLAKLIGLIGKGVINRTIAKEVFEVIFMENIDPETYVEEKGLKMNQDTDALREVIEKVIANNPKSVEDYHSGKKKAIGYLVGQSMKEMRGKADPGMINKMLMEYL, from the coding sequence ATGAAGAATTATGAAACAGTGATCGGATTAGAAGTTCATGTAGAATTGGCAACAAAGACAAAGATTTTCTGCTCTTGCTCAACAGAATTTGGTGGAGCACCTAATACTCACGTATGCCCAGTTTGTTCAGGAATGCCTGGAAGCCTGCCTGTGCTAAATAAAAAGGTAGTCGAGTATGCTGTCGCTGCAGGGCTTGCTACGAATTGTAAGATTACGCAGAATTGTAAGTTTGATCGTAAGAACTATTTTTATCCTGATCTACCAAAGGCTTATCAAGTATCTCAGCTTTATCTTCCAATTTGTAGAGATGGTCATATCGATATCGAGGTAAATGGAGCAAAGAAATCAATCGGTATTCATGAGATTCATATGGAGGAGGATGCAGGTAAGCTTGTTCATGACGATTGGGATGATTGCACACTGATCGATTACAATCGATGTGGTGTACCTCTGATTGAAATTGTATCGGATCCAGATATGAGAAGTGCAGATGAAGTGCTTGCTTACTTGGAGAAACTCAAATTGATCTTGCAATATTTAGGCGTATCGGATTGTAAAATGAATGAAGGTTCTCTTCGTGCGGATGTTAACTTATCCGTTCGTGAGGTTGGTGCAAAAGAGTTTGGTACACGTACTGAGATGAAGAATATCAACTCATTTAAAGCAATTGCAAGGGCGATTGAAGGAGAGAGAAAACGTCAGATCGAAGTGATCGAATATGGAAAAAAAGTCATTCAAGAGACAAGAAGATGGGATGATAATAAAGATAGTTCATTTGCCATGCGAAGCAAGGAAGATGCACAAGACTATCGCTATTTCCCTGAGCCGGATTTGGTTCCTATTGAGATCAGTGATGAATGGTTAGAAGAGATTCATTCACGTCAGCCGGAGCTTCGCGATGAAAAGATGATCCGCTATGAGAAGGAATATGATATTCCAGAATATGATGCTAGTATCATTACGGAATCAAAAAGGTTGGCAGATCTATTTGAAGCTACTGTGGCAATCTGCAGGCAGCCAAAAGAAGTTTCTAACTGGCTTATGGTTGAGACAATGCGGTTATTAAAAGAACATGAGATGGAACCGGAACAAATCAAATTTACACCTGATAATCTAGCAAAACTAATTGGATTAATTGGAAAAGGAGTCATCAACCGTACTATTGCAAAAGAAGTATTTGAGGTGATCTTTATGGAGAATATAGACCCTGAAACCTATGTGGAAGAAAAGGGATTGAAGATGAATCAGGATACAGATGCACTTCGTGAAGTAATCGAAAAGGTCATCGCCAATAATCCAAAATCGGTAGAAGATTATCATTCTGGCAAAAAGAAAGCGATCGGATATTTAGTTGGTCAGAGTATGAAGGAAATGAGGGGAAAAGCAGATCCTGGAATGATCAATAAGATGCTTATGGAATATTTATAA